A genomic region of Desulfosarcina ovata subsp. ovata contains the following coding sequences:
- a CDS encoding NAD-dependent succinate-semialdehyde dehydrogenase, with translation MFKLIDKSLFRQQCYINGKWENARSGAIITVSNPADGSVLGSVPDMSHEEVTAAVETAATALPAWRRRTAADRSQALRRWYDLVISNQADLAAIMTAEQGKPLTESSGEIAYAASFIEWFAEEGKRVYGDTIPAQQPGTRIVVTKEPIGVCAAITPWNFPAAMITRKAAPALAAGCVMLVKPASQTPLTALALAELAQRAGIPKGVFNVVTGQSSVIGRVFTQNPLVRKISFTGSTEIGRRLMRDCAGTIKKISLELGGNAPFIVFDDADLDAAVRGAIACKFRNSGQTCVCANRIFVQESVYAEFAEKLASATQALTVGNGSTPGVEQGPLISQAAVEKVEQHIEDALANGANLIAGGQRHALGGTFFQPTVLCNVSPDMLIAKEETFGPVAPLLRFEVEGEAVRLANDTEFGLAAYFYSRDQARVWRVAGALEAGIVGINTGLVSSAVAPFGGVKQSGIGREGSKYGIEEYVETKYLCMGGL, from the coding sequence ATGTTCAAGCTCATTGACAAATCGCTTTTCCGTCAGCAATGCTATATCAACGGCAAATGGGAAAACGCCCGCTCCGGGGCGATTATCACCGTCTCCAATCCCGCAGATGGCTCTGTTTTGGGCAGCGTACCGGATATGAGCCACGAGGAAGTGACCGCGGCCGTGGAAACCGCCGCAACCGCTCTGCCGGCATGGCGCAGGCGGACCGCCGCCGATCGCAGCCAGGCGCTGCGCCGATGGTACGATCTGGTGATTTCCAACCAAGCCGATCTGGCTGCCATCATGACCGCCGAGCAAGGCAAGCCCCTGACGGAGTCCAGCGGCGAAATCGCCTATGCCGCCTCCTTTATCGAGTGGTTCGCCGAAGAGGGCAAGCGCGTCTATGGGGACACCATCCCCGCCCAGCAACCAGGAACGCGCATCGTGGTAACCAAGGAACCGATTGGCGTTTGTGCTGCCATCACACCATGGAATTTTCCTGCCGCCATGATTACCCGCAAGGCGGCCCCGGCCCTGGCTGCCGGCTGCGTCATGCTGGTCAAACCGGCCAGTCAGACCCCCTTAACGGCCCTGGCCCTGGCGGAACTGGCCCAACGGGCCGGCATCCCTAAAGGGGTATTCAATGTGGTTACCGGCCAATCATCGGTGATTGGCCGGGTGTTCACACAGAACCCCCTGGTACGAAAAATCAGTTTCACCGGTTCAACGGAGATCGGTCGCCGACTGATGCGCGACTGCGCCGGTACCATCAAAAAGATATCCCTGGAACTGGGCGGCAACGCGCCGTTTATCGTTTTCGACGATGCCGACCTGGATGCGGCAGTCCGGGGGGCGATCGCCTGCAAGTTCCGCAATAGCGGTCAAACCTGTGTCTGCGCCAACCGGATCTTTGTTCAGGAGAGCGTCTATGCGGAATTTGCCGAAAAGCTCGCCTCCGCCACCCAGGCGTTGACGGTAGGAAACGGTTCGACTCCCGGCGTGGAGCAGGGGCCGCTGATCAGTCAGGCTGCGGTTGAAAAAGTGGAACAGCATATTGAAGATGCCCTGGCAAACGGGGCCAATCTGATTGCCGGTGGACAGCGTCATGCCTTGGGCGGCACTTTTTTCCAACCTACGGTCCTTTGCAATGTCTCTCCTGACATGCTGATCGCCAAGGAAGAAACCTTCGGGCCGGTGGCACCACTGCTGCGCTTCGAGGTTGAAGGGGAAGCGGTTCGCCTTGCCAATGACACCGAATTCGGCCTGGCGGCATATTTCTACAGCCGGGACCAGGCCCGCGTCTGGCGTGTAGCCGGGGCCCTGGAGGCGGGCATTGTAGGAATCAACACCGGCCTTGTTTCTTCGGCAGTAGCGCCTTTTGGCGGCGTCAAACAATCTGGCATTGGCCGTGAAGGCTCCAAATACGGAATTGAAGAGTATGTTGAAACTAAATATCTATGCATGGGAGGGCTATAG
- a CDS encoding saccharopine dehydrogenase family protein, with the protein MKIAVVGGAGRQALGAVYDFAEDESVEKLLLIDALPEALEARVKLVHAEKVESKVIDVLDTEKLAAALNDYDAVINCSTHKLNMPVMDACIASRTNYTDLGGLYHWAKEQLTRHEDFKNAGITGIVGSGVAPGMVNVMAKYAADRLDSVETVRIYSGIVNRLVKGNQIVPQYAMDTIIDEFTINNFEFRDGEILELPAFSGEEMIDFAEPVGRQMVYNVVHSEVATIPLAFAHKGIKNVSFRLALPKLFEEKLRFLLDNGFGSTDPIMIKGHPVAPRDLLIAMVEKPVQYLDRSVPQTHDDHKDIRVIVVGEKDGRRLTYQVETLLHPYPKWNMACGPFTVGYPGAVTTRLLGAGKIKEKGFFSGESVIDPQMYFDELAKRGIKFFVQVTHDLN; encoded by the coding sequence ATGAAGATTGCCGTTGTTGGCGGTGCCGGAAGACAGGCCCTGGGGGCCGTTTACGATTTTGCCGAGGATGAATCCGTAGAAAAACTCTTGTTGATCGATGCACTCCCCGAGGCCCTGGAGGCACGCGTCAAACTGGTACACGCCGAGAAGGTCGAATCCAAGGTCATCGATGTCCTGGATACCGAGAAACTGGCCGCCGCCCTGAACGACTACGACGCCGTCATCAACTGTTCGACCCACAAACTGAACATGCCGGTCATGGATGCCTGCATTGCCTCGCGTACCAACTATACCGACCTGGGCGGGCTCTACCACTGGGCCAAGGAGCAGTTGACCCGGCACGAGGACTTCAAAAACGCCGGTATCACCGGCATCGTGGGGTCCGGAGTGGCGCCGGGGATGGTCAACGTGATGGCCAAATACGCCGCCGACCGCCTGGACTCGGTGGAGACGGTGAGAATTTATTCAGGTATCGTCAACCGCCTGGTAAAAGGCAATCAGATCGTCCCGCAATACGCCATGGACACGATTATCGATGAATTCACGATCAACAATTTCGAGTTCAGGGACGGTGAGATACTGGAGCTTCCGGCCTTTTCCGGCGAAGAGATGATCGATTTCGCCGAACCGGTGGGCCGCCAGATGGTGTACAACGTGGTCCATTCCGAAGTGGCCACCATTCCACTGGCCTTCGCCCACAAGGGGATCAAGAACGTGAGTTTCCGGCTGGCGTTGCCCAAACTCTTCGAAGAGAAATTACGATTCCTGCTGGATAACGGTTTCGGATCCACCGATCCGATCATGATCAAGGGCCATCCGGTGGCTCCCCGCGATTTGCTCATCGCCATGGTGGAAAAACCGGTTCAGTACCTGGATCGATCGGTTCCCCAGACCCATGACGATCACAAGGATATCCGCGTAATTGTTGTCGGTGAAAAGGACGGCCGTCGCCTGACCTACCAGGTCGAGACCCTCCTGCATCCCTATCCCAAGTGGAACATGGCTTGCGGGCCTTTTACCGTCGGCTATCCCGGTGCCGTGACCACGCGTCTTCTGGGCGCGGGCAAGATCAAGGAGAAGGGATTCTTCTCCGGCGAGTCGGTCATCGATCCCCAGATGTATTTCGATGAACTGGCCAAGCGCGGCATCAAGTTCTTCGTTCAGGTAACCCATGACCTGAACTGA
- a CDS encoding aldehyde ferredoxin oxidoreductase C-terminal domain-containing protein, with protein sequence MIARREGIGDILASGIRAASRAWGVEDLAVHVKGMEPAGYDPRVLKGMGLTFGTAPRGACHLRTTFYKPELAGMIPADQVTEKAAMLTDYYAQRGWAANGVPASLRIRDEIHWT encoded by the coding sequence ATGATCGCCCGGCGTGAAGGCATCGGCGATATCCTCGCCAGCGGCATCCGGGCGGCGTCCCGGGCCTGGGGCGTCGAGGATCTGGCCGTGCATGTGAAGGGCATGGAGCCGGCGGGTTACGATCCCCGGGTGCTCAAGGGGATGGGCCTGACCTTCGGCACGGCCCCCCGCGGCGCCTGCCACCTGCGCACGACCTTCTACAAACCCGAGCTAGCCGGCATGATCCCCGCCGATCAGGTCACGGAAAAGGCCGCCATGCTGACCGATTACTATGCCCAACGTGGCTGGGCCGCGAACGGAGTCCCGGCATCACTTAGGATCAGGGATGAAATTCATTGGACGTAA